The nucleotide sequence GGCTTGGATAATGGCTTGAGTCTGAACAAGATAGCACAAGGTTATCCTTTCCAACAACACAGGATCTTTGCTCATTCAATGCAGCCTGACAAGTTGATGCCCTAGATGAGATTTTTATTTAGGAATTGTTTTGGGTTGCAGTAGCAAGCCAGGTCGATGAACAATGGCATTGGGTCCTGCTAACTCTTCAGCACAGTGGAAGATTAACATAATCCTGGTTTCGTCCACATCAAAGCAGGATCAATTAAGTAATCGCAAGCTCCGAGATAAGCTCCTGTTCGGTCTGTCCTTGAGGCCACAACCAAACTGTCGAACACTCGAACCTGTGAAATGTTTCTAGGATACAGCAGAGATGGGCTTATGTTTATATGTCCAATGTCTCTGAATTCGACATTTTACAGGTCAAACCATTTTATCAGCACCCTGTTCCCCAAGTATATTTTGGAGTAATGACAACATAACATGATACGAAGATCAACACGTAAGAACAACGACAAAACATCCAGAATAATTGTGATATCTGACATGGAATGACATCTCAACATAATGTAATGGGGTTGCCGATTAGGATTAGTGTCCTGATGCAAGAACATTACAGCGACAGCGGCTCCCAGTCCCAGCACACAGCAATGCATTGTGCCAGCTTGACACTTGCATAATTCGTCACCAGAATTCATATTTCTGGTGCAAAAATCTGGAGCAGCAAGTGGACCCAAAGCTATGAATCGCCCCgagttttgaaaaaaatgcaGTGGGCACAGATGCAGGGAATGGATAGGCAACACAGAGTGCTCAAATTACAATAGTACCTTGGGTCCTACTAATCACAGTTACAAGTTGCAGGACCAGAAAGAAATTTACAGTCTCCCATGTGCAGTACCATGTACCATTTGCAAATGGAGAATCACTGCACATGGGAGTACAACCTCAAGCGGTCAAGATTTAGACTGGAGAGGCAATGGAATTGTAGTAGTAGATGCAACCACATTATATGTGTAATGCAAATAAAGAACATAGAAGATGCAGTAAATGGCAAGAAGAGGGACTGAGGAAAAAAAGCTCACTCTTGCATTGATACACCTGGATCTATTTACAATTTACAGCTTGCAAGAAAGGGGGAAAGGGGGGGCCGCCAATCGCGATTGCGATGTTGCAGATTCTGAGCTGTTTTGCGAAACAAAATTGTCAGCTCCGCTCTCCCGGCGGCTCCCGTTCTTTGCTGAACTCTCTGACTCGGGGCAAGCGGTTGTGCTTGCTCCGGTCGTCTGAACTGAACCTCAACCGATTAGTTATTGTCCTTCGCTACCCTAATGTACAGTTAGAAGGAAGGAAAGCCATGGTTTCTTCACCACACACTCACTCACACATAGGTATCACAGAATTTCCCATCCATCCTGTTCTGGACCGCCTTGATCGCCGCTACCCGAGCAGCCGTGGCTGCCCTATTAGCAGCCATGACCGCCTTGTGAACCTGCTCGTCTACTCTCGGCAGGTGAAACGCGTTCTCCGCAGCTAGTTGCGCTGCCTAATTGTACAATGCAACCATTAGAACACCACAAGCAATTTGCAATTGTAACCCATAAGCTGATAGTTAGAtcaatgtgtatatatatacctgtACAGCACGCTGAACAGAAGGATCAGTTGGACTAAGGGGGGTCTTCAGAGTCCCTGAATCCCAGTCCCCCGATCGCTTGTCGCCGTTGCGGAATGTGTACATCCCAAATCCTTGCTTCTTGCCTTCATGCCAGGAGCCTTCGTAGCAGTGGCCATTGGCAAAGCTGTAGACACCAAATCCATGGATCTTGTCCCCAAAGTACTCCCCAGCATACCGATCACCATTTCTGAAAGAAATTTTAGTAGCACGCGTTCCAAATTAGATACAGATGCATAAATTTCTCACCGAGTATAATTAAGATGTGAACAAATAGGAGTAATTAGTGTACCAATCGAACAGTTGACATGAAACGGAACAGTGTGTTGCTGTGATGGAGTAATAAAGCACGAAATTTGGCGAGACGCTCACCTGAAATGGTAGCTGCCGAGGCCGTGTTTGACACCGCACTTGAACTCTCCGACGTAGGAGCTTCCGTCGGAGCAGGTCTGCGCGCCGATGCCGTGGCTCTGGCCACCGGCCCACTCGCCGGCGTAGCAGTCGCCGCTGTAGAAGCGGTAGACGCCGTGGCCGTGGCGGAGGCCCTGGCGGTACTGGCCGCGGTAGCGGCTGCCGCGCGCCCAGCTCTCGATGCCGTAGCCGTCGTACTTGCCGTCGACCCAGTCCCCTTCGTACTTGCCCTTGCCGAAGAAGGTGTAGACGCCGCTGCCGTTGCAGCGGCCCTTGTGGAACTCCCCCTCGTAGCAGTCCCCATTGCTGTAGAACTCCACGCCCTCGCGCACGACGCGGCCGTGCGCCCCGCCTTTCCCCTTGTCCCGCTTCTGAGGCTTGTCGTCCTCGTCACCGATGAACCACTGCACGGACCCGGATCCCGAGGAGCGGCGGAGCCGCAGGCGCCCGCGGAGGAGCCGCGcggctccggccgccgcggcgagcgcggcagcCGCGGCcgtcgcgaggaggaggaggtggtggtggtcgtcgcggaggaggaggagcagcaggaggacggcgagggggagcgcgaggaggaggagcgggtgggccgggacggcggcggcgcggaggaggtgcgggTGCAGGTGCGGCGGGGGCTTGGCCTGCGCCTGCTCCTTCTTGTCGTCGGGCTCCgggtcctccaccaccaccgcctggAACGACGCGCAGTTGCGGACCGTCGGCGAGCGCAGCAGCGACGAGGGCGTCCGCGTCAGCTTCCCCACACCACCcgcacccccacccccacctcctcctccccctccgtgCCCATCCatccctcgcctccgccgctctCACCCCTCAATTTCCCACagatcttcttcttcccctccgtTTCAAATCCCCCCAACCCAGACCGCCGCGCACACAGATCGAACAAAGAGCAGAAGAGCAGGAGTGGGTGGAgcggagagaagagaggagaggaggcgaggTGAGGCGGAGAGGCCTCTTATAACTACCGTGCAGGAGGACAGAGGGAAGCCGGTGAGGTGACCAAGCTCCGCGTGCgtcccccgcgccgcgccgaccTGTGTGGCTCGTCTCGTCTCGCGCCCGGTTCCGGTGGTACAGTAGCAGTAGTAGGGTATTGGGGGCGCGTCTCGCGGGGGTACTCGCGACGTGACGCGACGCGAACGCGACCCGGCGGGTGTTTCGCGCTTCGCGGAGCGGAGGTGTATGGCTGGTCCGTCCGATCCTGGAGCGTTTTGGTGGGTGGGGGGAGGTGGGGGGAGCCACGAGTTCCGGATCTGagacggggaggggaggggtcgCGCGGCGTCGCGGGGTGCaggagtggtggtggtgcgtACGAGCTTTGGGCACGTGCCGAGCGGGGCGGCCGCTTTTTCCTGGCTGGCTGGGACCGACCGGGGACGAGATCGTAGTAGACGGGACGGGCCGGGGGCGCGCGAGACGCCGCGGCGGGGCCAAGCGGATGGGTGGATTGGGCGAATTGGCGGCTTGCGGCCGGTTTGGCGCGCGAGGGTGGATGGCGGTTTGGacgtgtgtgcgcgcgcgcgagagagcgGGCGGCGTGAACGGCACGGCGCGAGGGCGCGACCAGGGTTGGGAACAACTGGTTTTGCTGgtaccgcgcgcgcgcggtggggTTTGTTCGTGCACGGGCGGGCTCAGGTTCTTCGAGAAAATCATGCAGAGGATTGTTGAACTTGAACCATGTCGTTGCTTGCCTTCAAGCAAAAGAAACGCGGGGGTGCTCATTCACGGGAGAACCATTCCACGGTCAATTAAACAGCTTCCGTTTTGGTACGTTTTGGTACTAGTATTTTGGTACGTTGTTATGGAGGAGTAGTATTTTAAAGAGCACCCTGTTTTGAATTGGAAGGGAGGTCCTTGATGCCCAAGGAAACCGCGCGACCAGCCACAAACCGAACCGGTCATCCACTCATCCCCCCGGGCCTTGAGCAGCTGTacgccgatccggg is from Oryza sativa Japonica Group chromosome 9, ASM3414082v1 and encodes:
- the LOC4347243 gene encoding phosphatidylinositol 4-phosphate 5-kinase 7, coding for MDGHGGGGGGGGGGAGGVGKLTRTPSSLLRSPTVRNCASFQAVVVEDPEPDDKKEQAQAKPPPHLHPHLLRAAAVPAHPLLLLALPLAVLLLLLLLRDDHHHLLLLATAAAAALAAAAGAARLLRGRLRLRRSSGSGSVQWFIGDEDDKPQKRDKGKGGAHGRVVREGVEFYSNGDCYEGEFHKGRCNGSGVYTFFGKGKYEGDWVDGKYDGYGIESWARGSRYRGQYRQGLRHGHGVYRFYSGDCYAGEWAGGQSHGIGAQTCSDGSSYVGEFKCGVKHGLGSYHFRNGDRYAGEYFGDKIHGFGVYSFANGHCYEGSWHEGKKQGFGMYTFRNGDKRSGDWDSGTLKTPLSPTDPSVQRAVQAAQLAAENAFHLPRVDEQVHKAVMAANRAATAARVAAIKAVQNRMDGKFCDTYV